AAGCCGGCGAAACTACTGTCGTGGGTGTAAACCAGTGGACCACCACCGAGCCTAGCCCACTCCAAACCGAAGATGGTGGCATCATGGTGGTCGATCCTGCCGTTGAGGCCGAACAGATTGCGCGTTTGAACGCCTGGCGTTCAGATCGTGATGCAAATGCCGTAAAAGAAGCTCTGGCAGAGCTGCGGGAGGCATCGCAGTCCGGTGCCAATGTCATGCCTGCGTCCATTAAAGCGGCCAAGGCAGGGGTGACCACTGGTGAATGGGCAGAGCAAATGCGTCAGACCCATGGTCAGTATCGCGGCCCCACCGGCGTGTCTGGTAGCCCGTCGAACAAGACCGAAGGGCTGGATGACATTCGAGATGCGGTAAACGCTGTTAGTGACCGTTTGGGACGCCGCCTGAAATTCCTGATGGGCAAGCCGGGATTGGACGGCCACTCCAACGGTGCCGAGCAAATCGCCTTCCGCGCACGCGATTGCGGCATGGACATCTCCTATGAAGGCATTCGCCTGACGCCCGAGGAAATCGTGGCTGCGGCCATCGAAGATCAGGCACATGTGGTAGGCCTATCGATTCTGTCCGGCTCTCACATGCCATTGGTCGAAGACCTGTTAGACCGGATGCGTGCATCAGGATTGGGCGATGTCCCTTTGATCGTCGGCGGCATCATCCCGGACGAAGACGCTCAGCGCCTGCTCGAAATGGGCGTTGCACGCGTCTACACGCCCAAGGATTTTGAACTCAACACCATTATGATGGACATCGTAGCGCTCGCCGAACCTAAGTCCGTCGCTGCAGAATAAGTCGGCCTATTCCGCAGGCTCGGGTTCCGGTTCAGAAAACTGGAGCCGTTCCTTGGGTTTGTTCTCGGACCGAATTTCCTCAATGCGCGCCAGAATGCGTTTGTTCAAGACATCGTCAGCTTGCGACGCCTGATCGATCGCCACGAATTCTTCTGGCGTGATATTTGGGGCGGCACTGATCGCTTTTACGATGTCTTTATTTGCGGTTTCGACAAGAAAGTTGCGTTTGTCTTCGTCAGGTTCTTCTTGCATCAACTTTGTGTAATGCGCTCCGACCTGGCCCACCATGGACACCGCCTGAATGAACGAGTCGATTTTTGCATCGTCAATTGTGTCGTTGCTAAACCCCTCTGCCGGCTCAATTTGCGAAAGCGTCCGCCCATCATTCGCATCTGCTGCAGAGGACTCAGCCTCAGCTGCTTCTGACGCTTCGGCCTCTGCCTCTTGCGCAAAACTGGCCATAGATGTGCTCAAAAGAAGTGCCACCGCCAGGCTTGCCACGATTTGGTTTTTCATTTTTTGCTCTCCTCAAAAGGACAACGCCTTTCACCCAGACATGGCGCGTGCGCAGATTTTATGCAACTGTCTCGGCGGATTGATGCTGGAAAAACAGCAAAACTAAGGGCATTTTCCCGACAGACCACTACCCTTCCACGGACCCGGCCCATGAGCATTGAAATTCGCCCCCTCGCCCAAACCGACAAAGCAGACTGGTGCCGCCTTTGGACGGCGTATCTGGAATTCTACGAGTCAAGCGTATCGGATGAGGTCTACGATACTACATTCGCACGACTTTTGTCTGAGGATCACCCAACCCAAAACGGCTTGTTAGCGGTTGCATCTGGAAACCCGGTTGGCCTTGTTCACTTCATCTACCACCCGCACAACTGGCGCGTAGAGGATGTGTGCTACCTGCAAGACCTCTACGCCGACCCCGATATGCGCGGCAAAGGTGTCGGTCGCAGACTCATCGAAGCTGTCTACGAAACTGCAGACGCACGCGGCTGCCCCTCCGTCTATTGGCTCACACAAGATTTCAACGCCGAGGCCCGCAAACTCTACGACCGCATCGGAACCCTGACGCCGTTCATAAAATACAGCCGCTAGCCCGCCTCAATCGTAGCTGCGCAAATCCTCGATCACTTTGCCATCATTCGGCAGGCTGCCACGTGCCACTATCTCAATCCGCCCCTTGAGCTTGAGCGTATCCACGACGGCATCTGCAAAATTTTCAGGCGATGCACCATCAGCTTCGATTTTGACGGTCATCACATCCGCCTCACCTTCACGGCTGGCAATCACCCGAGCACGCGCAATCGCATCATGCCGAGAGACCAGCGCCGCAACCTGCTCGGGCCGCACAAACATACCCTTGATCTTGGTCGTCTGATCGGCGCGCCCCATCCACCCTTTGATCCGCAGATTGGTCCGGCCACAGGGGCTTTCTCCCTCCATCACAGCGCTTAAATCACCCGTCGCGAAGCGAATTAGCGGGTAGTCAGGGTTAAGTGTTGTCACTACAACCTCACCCACCTCACCAGGGACCACCGGATCTCCGGTGCCAGGCGTGACAATCTCAACGATCACACCCTCATCCACGATAAGACCCTCTTGCGCGGTGCTCTCGTAGGCGATGTTGCCCAAATCGGCGGTGGCGTAGCATTGCAGACATGCGATCCCTCGATCCGCGTAATCCTGCCGCAAAGATGGAAAGAGCGCCCCGCCGCCAACCGCCGCCTTGGTGATCTGTAACGTCAGATTCAATTCATCCGCCTTGTCGAGAATGACCTTGAGGTAATCGGGCGTGCCGGCATAGGCTGTCACACCCACATCATGTGCCGCTTGCGCCTGAAGCTCCGTTTGCCCCGTGCCCGCTGGCAAAACCGCCGCGCCCACCGCGCGCCCACCATTCTCAAAGATCATGCCCGCAGGCGTCAGGTGGTAGCCAAAACAATTCTGCACGATGTCGCCGCGCCCTATCCCGCAGGCATGGAGAAACCGCCCCATGCGCCACCAATCATGCCCAGTGCCGCCCGGTTCATAGATCGGACCTGGACTTTGGAAGATATGCGCAAAGTCCGAAGGAGCCTGCGCCGTCAATCCACCAAATGGCCGAACCGCCGCTTGCGCCTGCGTCAGATGAGACTTTCTCAGAACCGGAAGCTGCGCCAACGCTTCAACAGAGGTGATCGAACCAGCTTCAATCTCACTCAATGTCTCGCCATACCCGGCAAGTCCCTGAGCACGCAGAATTTGCTCCGGCAATGCGCGGGCAATGGCCGACGCACGCGCCTCGGGTTTACGGATTTCCAATTCGTCGAAATACTCAGACATATTCAAAACCTTTGCTCGCTGCACCCGCGACAGCTTGCCCGATTGTTATTTTTGTCTGGCTCAGGCATGTACTGCATACATTTGTATACATTTCACACTGATCAGACATTGCGAAAGCGAATGACCCATGACGGACACTGACACGGCCACCCGCATTGACATCCAGGACATGAACCGCCGCATCGTCTTTCACGACGATATTCAGGTGATGGAAGCGGATTTCTCCAACTTTCATTTTGACAGCAGCGCGGTTGTGAACGCCTTCTACGACCGGCTCGAAGCGCGTATTGCCGACACGGGTGAAGAGCTGTGGTTCTTCATGGTCAACCTCAACAACACCCGTATCGACCCTGCCGCCTGGACGGCCTATTCGCGTCGCGGTCGCGCGCTGAACTTCGCGCACTCGATGGGGTCGGTGCGTTTTGACGCCTCTGATGAGACGCGGCAACAGATCATTCGTGCCGCCAATACCGAAGCCTTTGATCCCAATCTTTTCAGCGACCGCGACGCGGCCCTTGCACGTCTCGCCGAACAGCCCAGCAAACGTCGCGAAAAAATCGTGCACGACCCGAACTACGTTCTGGCCGATTTTGTTCGCCGGATTTCTTTTGACGAAGAGGCCACGATCATGGACGTGGACTTTTCGCATTTCACGTTTCACCACAGCCGCGATGTGGATGACTTTTACGACTACATCGAAGAGCGCATCATAGAGAGCGACAAGCGGTGGTTTTTCCTGGTGAACCTCAACGGCTGTCAGATCCTGCCGGCAGCCTGGGTGCAATACGCCTTGCGCGGCAAGCGTTTGAACAAAGCCGGGTCTCTGGGATCTGTTCGGTACGCTGCCGGGTCGGAAACCGAAGAAGACATCCGCCTGCGCGCCGAAAGCGCGGGTTTTCGCCCCAACATCCGCAACACCCGCGAAGAGGCGCTGGAGCTCATCGAAGAGATGCGGGCGGAGCTGACAGGCGGCTGACATCAGGCAACCTCGCACAAGCGAATGACCTGCAGTGTTTGACCGGGCACGCGTTCGACTTCACCCCTAACTTCAAGCTCCAGTTTGACCGTCGTCACATGCCATCCGAGCGAACCCAGCCGGCTCAGCTCGTCCGCAGGTATCTTTTCGCCAACGGCATCTTTTAGCTCCGAAAAGCGTATTTTGCGTTCACCGAGCACGCTCAAAATGGCTTTGCGCACAGCATCAAATTTCCACGCGGGAATATTCGTCACGCCATCCCGGCCTTCCGCCGGAGTTCTACAGGCAACACGCGCCTCCGCCATCAGCTCAGCCACCTTTTGCGCCGCCGATAACTGCGCACATCGCGAAAGGATTTGCGCCCCTCATCCGACATACCAAGGTAGAACTCCTTCACATCCGGGTTCTCCCGTAATTCCTTGGCGGGACCGTCCATAACCACACGGCCACTCTCAAGAATGTAGCCATATTGCGCAAAGCGCAGCGCCACGTTTGTGTTCTGCTCGGCCAGAAGGAACGTCGCGCCCTCCTTCTCATTGAGCGACTTCACAATGTTGAAAATCTCTTCCACCAGCTGCGGCGCAAGCCCCATG
This DNA window, taken from Roseovarius sp. S88, encodes the following:
- a CDS encoding phenylacetate--CoA ligase family protein, producing the protein MSEYFDELEIRKPEARASAIARALPEQILRAQGLAGYGETLSEIEAGSITSVEALAQLPVLRKSHLTQAQAAVRPFGGLTAQAPSDFAHIFQSPGPIYEPGGTGHDWWRMGRFLHACGIGRGDIVQNCFGYHLTPAGMIFENGGRAVGAAVLPAGTGQTELQAQAAHDVGVTAYAGTPDYLKVILDKADELNLTLQITKAAVGGGALFPSLRQDYADRGIACLQCYATADLGNIAYESTAQEGLIVDEGVIVEIVTPGTGDPVVPGEVGEVVVTTLNPDYPLIRFATGDLSAVMEGESPCGRTNLRIKGWMGRADQTTKIKGMFVRPEQVAALVSRHDAIARARVIASREGEADVMTVKIEADGASPENFADAVVDTLKLKGRIEIVARGSLPNDGKVIEDLRSYD
- a CDS encoding DUF4168 domain-containing protein, encoding MKNQIVASLAVALLLSTSMASFAQEAEAEASEAAEAESSAADANDGRTLSQIEPAEGFSNDTIDDAKIDSFIQAVSMVGQVGAHYTKLMQEEPDEDKRNFLVETANKDIVKAISAAPNITPEEFVAIDQASQADDVLNKRILARIEEIRSENKPKERLQFSEPEPEPAE
- a CDS encoding GNAT family N-acetyltransferase — its product is MSIEIRPLAQTDKADWCRLWTAYLEFYESSVSDEVYDTTFARLLSEDHPTQNGLLAVASGNPVGLVHFIYHPHNWRVEDVCYLQDLYADPDMRGKGVGRRLIEAVYETADARGCPSVYWLTQDFNAEARKLYDRIGTLTPFIKYSR
- a CDS encoding DUF6958 family protein; amino-acid sequence: MAELMAEARVACRTPAEGRDGVTNIPAWKFDAVRKAILSVLGERKIRFSELKDAVGEKIPADELSRLGSLGWHVTTVKLELEVRGEVERVPGQTLQVIRLCEVA